A single region of the Nocardioides aquaticus genome encodes:
- a CDS encoding DUF998 domain-containing protein, with translation MHRTALVSSALAPVALIGGWTLAATRQPEAYDATRDTISALAAVGAEDRWVMTTGFLVLGGCHVVTALGLSEAHRWGRLVLGAGGVAVVGVAVAAEPSTAHVPVATASFVALSLWPGLSGLPGRRTGWVATAVLGGLLAWFSLELGGPRSGLAERVVAGAQVLWPLAVVLTLRARGRTAGRAAGRTARRGAVGGRS, from the coding sequence GTGCACCGGACCGCGCTCGTCTCCTCCGCCCTCGCCCCCGTCGCGCTCATCGGGGGCTGGACGCTGGCAGCGACCCGGCAGCCGGAGGCGTACGACGCCACCCGCGACACCATCAGCGCGCTGGCCGCGGTCGGCGCCGAGGACCGGTGGGTGATGACGACCGGGTTCCTGGTCCTCGGCGGCTGCCACGTGGTCACCGCCCTCGGGCTGAGCGAGGCGCACCGGTGGGGCCGGCTCGTGCTGGGCGCCGGCGGGGTGGCGGTGGTCGGCGTCGCCGTGGCGGCCGAGCCGTCGACGGCCCACGTGCCCGTGGCGACGGCGAGCTTCGTGGCCCTGTCGCTGTGGCCGGGGTTGTCCGGCCTGCCCGGGCGGCGCACCGGGTGGGTGGCCACGGCCGTGCTGGGCGGGCTGCTCGCCTGGTTCTCCCTCGAGCTGGGCGGTCCCCGGTCGGGCCTGGCCGAGCGGGTGGTGGCGGGCGCGCAGGTGCTGTGGCCCCTCGCGGTGGTCCTCACGCTGCGGGCCCGGGGGCGTACGGCCGGCCGCGCCGCGGGCCGCACCGCCCGCCGGGGAGCTGTCGGCGGGCGCTCGTAG
- a CDS encoding DUF2470 domain-containing protein — MPFDDATCDAVLAHMNDDHRDDSLRIVQAHGHPGATAAEMTGLDEHGGTWHVTEGSAEATLRVGWPDGPVTERADLRGAVVALHDESVRLLSAPQDHR; from the coding sequence ATGCCCTTCGACGACGCCACCTGCGACGCGGTCCTCGCGCACATGAACGACGACCACCGCGACGACAGCCTGCGCATCGTGCAGGCCCACGGCCACCCGGGCGCGACCGCCGCCGAGATGACCGGCCTCGACGAGCACGGCGGCACCTGGCACGTCACCGAGGGCAGCGCCGAGGCCACGCTGCGCGTGGGCTGGCCCGACGGCCCGGTCACCGAGCGGGCCGACCTGCGGGGCGCCGTGGTCGCCCTGCACGACGAGTCGGTCCGCCTCCTCAGCGCACCGCAGGACCACCGGTGA
- a CDS encoding RecQ family ATP-dependent DNA helicase, translating to MTAGSAAPGATDAGTRADVRARAEGHLRALVGKDDAVLREDQWSAIEALAVDQRRALVVQRTGWGKSAVYFVATLLLRERGAGPTVIVSPLLALMRNQIAAAERAGIRAVTINSTNAESWEPTHEAIRAGEVDVLLVSPERLNNPGFRDEVLPRLAATCGLLVVDEAHCISDWGHDFRPDYRRIRTLLGDLPDGIPVLATTATANQRVTDDVAEQLGGLDRGAGRAEVLVLRGSLDRESLRLGVVRLPTAEQRLGWLADHLAEQPGSGIVYCLTVAATAEVADYLRSRGHDVAAYSGQTEATERQALEQDLQAGRVKALVATSALGMGFDASLGFVVNLGAPSSPVAYYQQVGRAGRGLDARSESATVVLLPATEDRDIWAYFASLAFPREELVRQTLDVLAEEGRAMSTAALETRVELSRNRLETLLKVLDVDGAVRRVRGGWESTGQPWTYEAERFERVRAAREREQRAMLDYLDTDRCRMRYLREQLDDPDAEDCGRCDTCGGLDLPTGVSDAALAEAGARLSRPGVVVEPRKMWPTGLPAIGVDLKGKIAEGAGEGRAVARLTDLGYGQALRELFRAGTEDGPVPVPLVKAVVAVLGDWSPRVDAIVVLDSATRPTLVADLAAGLSRYLGAPVVGRFAIVDPSVEPGRGAVNSAQRVAAVGRRYDLHLDDPAALDGASVLLVDDLVVTGWTMTLAARAVRRAGAAQVVPLALATQS from the coding sequence GTGACCGCCGGGTCCGCCGCGCCCGGGGCGACCGACGCGGGCACCCGTGCCGACGTGCGCGCCCGAGCCGAGGGCCACCTGCGGGCCCTGGTCGGCAAGGACGACGCCGTGCTGCGCGAGGACCAGTGGTCGGCGATCGAGGCGCTGGCGGTCGACCAGCGCCGGGCGCTGGTCGTCCAGCGCACCGGCTGGGGCAAGTCCGCGGTCTACTTCGTGGCCACGCTGCTGCTCCGTGAGCGGGGCGCCGGACCCACCGTCATCGTCTCGCCGCTGCTGGCGCTGATGCGCAACCAGATCGCCGCCGCCGAGCGGGCCGGCATCCGCGCGGTGACCATCAACTCCACCAACGCCGAGAGCTGGGAGCCGACCCACGAGGCGATCCGCGCCGGGGAGGTGGACGTCCTCCTGGTCAGCCCCGAGCGGCTGAACAACCCCGGCTTCCGCGACGAGGTGCTGCCGCGCCTGGCGGCGACCTGCGGCCTGCTGGTCGTCGACGAGGCGCACTGCATCTCCGACTGGGGCCACGACTTCCGACCCGACTACCGCCGGATCCGCACCCTGCTGGGCGACCTCCCCGACGGCATCCCGGTCCTGGCCACCACCGCGACCGCCAACCAGCGGGTCACCGACGACGTCGCCGAGCAGCTCGGCGGGCTCGACCGCGGCGCCGGCCGCGCCGAGGTGCTCGTGCTGCGTGGCTCGCTGGACCGGGAGTCGCTGCGACTGGGGGTGGTGCGTCTGCCCACCGCCGAGCAGCGGCTCGGCTGGCTTGCCGACCACCTCGCCGAGCAGCCGGGGTCGGGGATCGTCTACTGCCTCACCGTCGCCGCCACGGCCGAGGTCGCCGACTACCTCCGCTCCCGCGGGCACGACGTCGCGGCGTACTCCGGGCAGACCGAGGCGACCGAGCGGCAGGCCCTCGAGCAGGACCTGCAGGCCGGGCGGGTCAAGGCCCTGGTCGCCACCAGCGCGCTCGGCATGGGCTTCGACGCCTCCCTCGGCTTCGTGGTCAACCTCGGGGCGCCGTCCTCGCCGGTCGCCTACTACCAGCAGGTCGGCCGCGCCGGGCGCGGGCTCGACGCCCGCAGCGAGAGCGCCACGGTGGTGCTGCTGCCGGCGACCGAGGACCGCGACATCTGGGCCTACTTCGCCTCCCTGGCCTTCCCGCGGGAGGAGCTGGTCCGCCAGACGCTCGACGTGCTCGCCGAGGAGGGCCGGGCGATGAGCACGGCCGCCCTGGAGACCCGCGTCGAGCTCAGCCGCAACCGGCTGGAGACCCTGCTCAAGGTGCTCGACGTCGACGGCGCCGTCCGCCGGGTCCGTGGCGGCTGGGAGTCGACCGGGCAGCCGTGGACCTACGAGGCCGAGCGCTTCGAGCGGGTCCGCGCGGCCCGGGAGCGCGAGCAGCGCGCGATGCTCGACTACCTCGACACCGACCGGTGCCGGATGCGCTACCTGCGCGAGCAGCTCGACGACCCCGACGCCGAGGACTGCGGCCGCTGCGACACCTGCGGCGGCCTGGACCTGCCCACCGGTGTCTCCGACGCGGCGCTGGCCGAGGCCGGTGCCCGGCTCTCGCGCCCCGGCGTCGTCGTCGAGCCCCGCAAGATGTGGCCGACCGGGCTGCCCGCGATCGGTGTCGACCTCAAGGGCAAGATCGCCGAGGGGGCCGGCGAGGGCCGCGCGGTGGCCCGGCTCACCGACCTCGGCTACGGCCAGGCGCTGCGCGAGCTGTTCCGCGCCGGGACGGAGGACGGGCCGGTCCCCGTACCCCTGGTGAAGGCCGTCGTGGCCGTCCTCGGCGACTGGTCGCCCCGGGTGGACGCCATCGTCGTGCTCGACTCGGCCACCCGGCCGACCCTGGTGGCCGACCTGGCCGCGGGCCTGTCGCGCTACCTCGGCGCCCCGGTGGTGGGCCGCTTCGCGATCGTCGACCCCTCGGTCGAGCCGGGTCGGGGCGCGGTGAACTCCGCCCAGCGGGTCGCGGCCGTCGGGCGTCGCTACGACCTGCACCTCGACGACCCCGCCGCCCTCGACGGCGCGTCGGTGCTGCTGGTCGACGACCTGGTGGTCACCGGATGGACGATGACGCTGGCCGCCCGGGCCGTCCGCCGCGCCGGCGCCGCCCAGGTCGTGCCGCTGGCGCTGGCCACCCAGAGCTGA
- a CDS encoding M13 family metallopeptidase: protein MSILDDAREGMNPDIRPQDDLFGHVNGRWLDEVEIPADRSSWGPFVQLADAAEERVRQIIEDFAAQSREPGVPDADAASAEEAQKIGDLYASFMDTEEVDRRGAAPIRALVDASRSLRDVRDLAAFLGEFERIGGHGLFGSYVDTDDRNSDRYLFHLAQGGLGLPDESYYREEKFAEIRGSYVAYLERLFTLVDHEDPAGAAAAVLALDTRIAAGHWERADTRDVQKTYNLRTLEEVKAACPSFDWDAYVQNLSGPEIDPAPLLAEACVRQPSFFEHLDGVLRETPLDDWKSWLLAHVLRSSAAYLTDDFVETNFDFYGRTLNGTPELRARWKRGVALVEGGLGEAVGKEYVGRHFGPRAKAMMDDLVANLLAAYRSSIGRLDWMTEETKQRAYEKLGTFRPKIGYPDRFRDYSALRIDPHDLVGNVAAISAHETDRHLRKIGSPVDRDEWFMLPQTVNAYYNPGTNEICFPAGILQKPFFDPDALEAENYGGIGAVIGHEIGHGFDDQGAQYDGTGTLNDWWTADDKAAFEVKSKTLVAQYDGFSPRNLPGEKVNGSLTVGENIGDLGGLTIAHTAFVIAQGGHASVEDRRRLFMNWAYVWRTKRRTEQEQTYLTIDPHSPPEFRANIVRNLDEFHDVFGTVAGDGLWLDPGDRVRIW, encoded by the coding sequence GGACTTCGCCGCGCAGTCGCGCGAGCCGGGCGTGCCCGACGCCGACGCCGCGTCGGCCGAGGAGGCGCAGAAGATCGGCGACCTCTACGCCTCCTTCATGGACACCGAGGAGGTGGACCGGCGTGGGGCGGCACCGATCCGGGCGCTGGTCGACGCCAGCCGGTCGCTGCGCGACGTGCGCGACCTGGCCGCGTTCCTCGGGGAGTTCGAGCGGATCGGCGGGCACGGCCTGTTCGGGTCCTACGTCGACACCGACGACCGCAACTCCGACCGGTACCTGTTCCACCTCGCCCAGGGCGGCCTCGGGCTGCCCGACGAGTCGTACTACCGCGAGGAGAAGTTCGCCGAGATCCGCGGCAGCTACGTCGCCTACCTCGAGCGGCTCTTCACCCTGGTCGACCACGAGGACCCCGCCGGCGCCGCCGCGGCCGTGCTCGCCCTGGACACCCGGATCGCCGCCGGTCACTGGGAGCGCGCCGACACCCGGGACGTCCAGAAGACCTACAACCTGCGCACCCTCGAGGAGGTCAAGGCGGCCTGCCCGTCCTTCGACTGGGACGCCTACGTCCAGAACCTCAGCGGCCCCGAGATCGACCCCGCCCCGCTGCTGGCCGAGGCCTGCGTACGTCAGCCGTCGTTCTTCGAGCACCTCGACGGCGTGCTGCGCGAGACCCCGCTGGACGACTGGAAGTCCTGGCTGCTGGCGCACGTGCTGCGCTCCTCGGCGGCCTACCTGACCGACGACTTCGTCGAGACCAACTTCGACTTCTACGGCCGCACCCTCAACGGCACCCCCGAGCTGCGGGCCCGGTGGAAGCGCGGCGTCGCCCTGGTCGAGGGCGGCCTCGGCGAGGCCGTCGGCAAGGAGTACGTCGGGCGCCACTTCGGCCCGCGCGCGAAGGCGATGATGGACGACCTGGTCGCCAACCTGCTCGCGGCGTACCGCAGCTCGATCGGCCGGCTCGACTGGATGACCGAGGAGACCAAGCAGCGGGCGTACGAGAAGCTGGGGACCTTCCGGCCGAAGATCGGCTACCCGGACCGCTTCCGTGACTACTCCGCGCTGCGCATCGACCCGCACGACCTCGTCGGCAACGTCGCGGCGATCTCCGCGCACGAGACCGACCGCCACCTGCGCAAGATCGGCTCCCCGGTGGACCGCGACGAGTGGTTCATGCTGCCGCAGACCGTCAACGCCTACTACAACCCCGGCACGAACGAGATCTGCTTCCCCGCCGGCATCCTGCAGAAGCCGTTCTTCGACCCCGACGCGCTCGAGGCGGAGAACTACGGCGGGATCGGCGCGGTGATCGGCCACGAGATCGGCCACGGGTTCGACGACCAGGGCGCGCAGTACGACGGCACCGGCACTCTCAACGACTGGTGGACCGCCGACGACAAGGCCGCCTTCGAGGTGAAGTCCAAGACGCTGGTCGCGCAGTACGACGGGTTCTCCCCGCGCAACCTGCCCGGCGAGAAGGTCAACGGCTCGCTGACCGTCGGCGAGAACATCGGCGACCTGGGCGGTCTCACGATCGCGCACACCGCGTTCGTCATCGCCCAGGGCGGCCACGCCTCGGTCGAGGACCGCCGGCGGCTGTTCATGAACTGGGCCTACGTCTGGCGCACCAAGCGCCGCACCGAGCAGGAGCAGACCTACCTGACGATCGACCCGCACAGCCCGCCGGAGTTCCGCGCCAACATCGTGCGCAACCTCGACGAGTTCCACGACGTCTTCGGCACCGTCGCCGGCGACGGGCTGTGGCTGGACCCGGGGGACCGCGTCCGGATCTGGTGA